A region of Penaeus chinensis breed Huanghai No. 1 chromosome 38, ASM1920278v2, whole genome shotgun sequence DNA encodes the following proteins:
- the LOC125046267 gene encoding protein D3-like encodes MFRPSVWLLLLLPACFFPDSLEHFVHGHGGGIGVPWNYRRNFFNPWLQHQLVPDILFTPPPAVLQMVYNNSYPVNFGTVLTPTQVQSKPTFLRWPCRGDSLYTLVFLDPDVPSRENMTLRSFQHWLVGNIPGCHVHRGTTLTQFIGSGPQEGSGLHRYTYLIYLQPKEIEFDEPKISNTSAVERPFFNLMDFAAKYWLTLLAGNFYRAEYDSYVPTLYAQLGITSA; translated from the exons ATGTTTCGCCCCTCGGTCTGGTTGTTACTTCTCCTCCCCGCCTGCTTCTTTCCTGACTCCTTGGAGCACTTTGTACATGGACATGGG GGAGGTATAGGCGTACCATGGAACTACCGCAGGAATTTCTTCAACCCATGGCTTCAACACCAACTCGTCCCTGACATCCTGTTCACACCGCCGCCTGCCGTATTACAG ATGGTCTATAACAACAGCTACCCGGTAAACTTCGGAACCGTGCTGACGCCAACCCAAGTGCAAAGCAAACCGACCTTCCTGAGGTGGCCTTGCCGAGGGGACTCACTCTACACTCTGGTCTTCCTGG ACCCGGACGTGCCGAGCCGGGAGAACATGACGCTGCGCTCCTTCCAGCACTGGCTCGTCGGCAACATCCCCGGCTGCCACGTGCACCGCGGGACGACGCTCACGCAGTTCATCGGCTCCGGCCCGCAAGAAGGCTCGG GTCTTCACCGTTATACTTACCTGATCTACCTACAGCCTAAAGAAATCGAGTTTGATGAGCCTAAAATTAGCAATACTTCAG CCGTCGAGCGCCCGTTCTTCAACCTGATGGACTTCGCCGCCAAGTACTGGCTGACTCTCCTCGCCGGCAACTTCTACCGCGCGGAATACGACTCCTACGTCCCCACGCTCTACGCACAGCTGGGCATTACGTCGGCGTAA